In the genome of Nocardioides marmoribigeumensis, one region contains:
- a CDS encoding calcium-binding protein gives MRPRLALVPPVLLLAAWGPGLAQPAGAALECFGRSPTHVMGTAEGTYTGTNGPDVIIGSSANDVIYALDGDDLICGRGGNDDLWGAGGYNRFLPGDGDDRVFGNSSLRQDSVWYTGAPGPVTASLATATVTGEGTDDLSYVRILHGSPYADDLTGYDGLGTVYGGPGDDTLRLGNASGAAAEGEEGDDTLLGGPADDSLNGGPGNDVLEGGSGNDDLVGDHTATSSDDDGGPNGDDVLRGGEGDDHLWGMGGADQLTGGPGDDWLNGAGEIYCVKMQGCESYDSSGADRVVYSSAPGPAEVDLGAGSAEGDGADQVTDVEQVVGSRFADVLTGSAGADRLSGVGGSDTLAGLGGADVLLGGAGDDAIGGGADVDTVSYTSSSTAVVVDLTAGTAAGEGRDTLTDVENATGSAYGDRLRGTPTVNVLVGSTGTDTLLGRGGADTLTGGEGSDSLTPGTGADTVSGGSGTDLLRYAEATAGVVVDLAAGTATGEGPDAFTGIENVLGSSHADTLRGNDLANRLSGGAGPDRLVGRGGTDTCLGGSGTDTAGTCEVLSSVP, from the coding sequence ATGAGACCGCGCCTCGCCCTCGTCCCCCCGGTCCTGCTCCTCGCCGCGTGGGGCCCGGGACTCGCGCAGCCGGCCGGCGCCGCCCTCGAGTGCTTCGGCCGGTCCCCGACCCACGTGATGGGGACGGCCGAGGGCACGTACACCGGCACCAACGGTCCCGACGTGATCATCGGGTCGTCGGCGAACGACGTCATCTACGCCCTCGACGGTGACGACCTGATCTGCGGGCGCGGGGGCAACGACGACCTCTGGGGGGCCGGCGGCTACAACCGGTTCCTGCCGGGCGACGGCGACGACCGGGTCTTCGGCAACTCGAGCCTGCGCCAGGACTCGGTCTGGTACACCGGCGCCCCGGGCCCGGTGACCGCGTCCCTCGCGACGGCGACCGTGACGGGTGAGGGCACCGACGACCTCAGCTACGTCCGCATCCTGCACGGCTCGCCCTACGCCGACGACCTCACCGGCTACGACGGTCTCGGCACGGTGTACGGCGGTCCAGGTGACGACACGCTCCGGCTGGGCAACGCCTCCGGGGCCGCCGCGGAAGGCGAGGAGGGCGACGACACGCTGCTGGGCGGTCCGGCCGACGACTCGCTCAACGGGGGCCCAGGCAACGACGTGCTGGAGGGCGGGTCGGGCAACGACGACCTGGTCGGTGACCACACCGCGACCAGCTCCGACGACGACGGCGGGCCCAACGGCGACGACGTCCTGCGGGGCGGGGAGGGCGACGACCACCTCTGGGGCATGGGTGGGGCCGACCAGCTGACCGGCGGCCCCGGCGACGACTGGCTCAACGGCGCCGGTGAGATCTACTGCGTCAAGATGCAGGGCTGCGAGAGCTACGACTCGAGCGGCGCGGACCGGGTCGTCTACTCCTCCGCCCCGGGTCCTGCCGAGGTCGACCTCGGCGCCGGTTCGGCCGAGGGCGACGGCGCCGACCAGGTGACCGATGTCGAGCAGGTCGTGGGCAGCCGCTTCGCCGACGTGCTGACCGGGTCGGCAGGGGCGGACCGGCTCAGTGGTGTGGGCGGCTCGGACACCCTCGCGGGCCTGGGCGGCGCCGACGTGCTGCTGGGCGGGGCCGGTGACGACGCGATCGGCGGGGGCGCCGACGTCGACACCGTCTCCTACACCTCGTCGTCCACGGCGGTCGTCGTCGACCTGACCGCGGGGACCGCCGCCGGCGAGGGACGCGACACCCTCACCGACGTGGAGAACGCGACCGGCTCGGCGTACGGCGACCGTTTGCGCGGCACGCCCACGGTCAACGTGCTGGTCGGCAGCACCGGCACCGACACGCTCCTCGGGCGTGGGGGCGCGGACACCCTCACCGGCGGAGAGGGCAGCGACTCACTCACCCCGGGCACCGGGGCCGACACCGTGTCGGGCGGGTCGGGCACCGACCTGCTGCGCTACGCCGAGGCGACGGCCGGCGTGGTCGTGGACCTCGCCGCCGGCACGGCGACCGGGGAGGGGCCGGACGCGTTCACCGGCATCGAGAACGTCCTGGGATCGAGCCACGCCGACACCCTTCGCGGCAACGACCTGGCCAACCGCCTCAGCGGCGGTGCCGGCCCGGACCGGCTGGTCGGTCGCGGCGGCACCGACACCTGCCTGGGAGGCAGCGGCACCGACACCGCCGGCACGTGCGAGGTCCTGTCGTCCGTGCCGTGA
- a CDS encoding TIGR03557 family F420-dependent LLM class oxidoreductase, giving the protein MRIGYFLSTEEYTPAELVAQARAAEAAGFEKLWISDHFHPWNNEQGNSPLVWSVIGAISQVCDLHVTTAVTCPTVRIHPAIVAQAAGTCAELLDGKFTLGVGTGEALNESIVGGPWPPLDVRLEMLEEAVGLIRELWTGEVVTHRGRHYTVDHARIYNVPETPPEIYVSAFGPKVLEGAVRFGDGFISTQPDSDSVSTWKERTGGKPAQAGAKVAYASTAEEGLEHAYRLWPNAGVPGELSQVLPTPEHFEQATQLVTPDTIRDSTVAGNDPEAHLRQVQEYADAGFDEIYVANMGPHHQEMIEFYGKQVLPQL; this is encoded by the coding sequence ATGCGCATCGGATACTTCCTGTCGACCGAGGAGTACACCCCCGCCGAGCTCGTGGCCCAGGCCCGGGCCGCCGAGGCGGCGGGTTTCGAGAAGCTCTGGATCAGCGACCACTTCCACCCGTGGAACAACGAGCAGGGCAACAGCCCGCTGGTGTGGAGCGTGATCGGCGCGATCAGCCAGGTCTGCGACCTGCACGTCACGACGGCGGTCACCTGCCCGACGGTGCGGATCCACCCGGCGATCGTCGCCCAGGCCGCCGGCACCTGTGCCGAGCTGCTGGACGGGAAGTTCACGCTCGGCGTCGGCACGGGGGAGGCGCTCAACGAGAGCATCGTCGGCGGCCCGTGGCCGCCGCTCGACGTCCGTCTGGAGATGCTCGAGGAGGCGGTCGGGCTCATCCGCGAGCTGTGGACCGGCGAGGTCGTGACGCACCGCGGGCGGCACTACACCGTCGACCACGCGCGCATCTACAACGTGCCGGAGACCCCGCCGGAGATCTACGTCTCCGCCTTCGGGCCCAAGGTGCTCGAGGGCGCGGTCCGGTTCGGCGACGGCTTCATCTCCACCCAGCCCGACTCCGACTCGGTGAGCACGTGGAAGGAGCGCACCGGCGGCAAGCCCGCGCAGGCCGGCGCCAAGGTCGCCTACGCGAGCACCGCCGAGGAGGGGCTCGAGCACGCCTACCGGTTGTGGCCCAACGCGGGCGTGCCCGGCGAGCTGTCCCAGGTGCTGCCGACCCCGGAGCACTTCGAGCAGGCGACCCAGCTGGTCACCCCGGACACGATCCGCGACTCGACGGTCGCCGGCAACGACCCGGAGGCGCACCTGCGCCAGGTGCAGGAGTACGCCGACGCGGGCTTCGACGAGATCTACGTCGCCAACATGGGCCCGCACCACCAGGAGATGATCGAGTTCTACGGCAAGCAGGTGCTGCCGCAGCTCTGA
- a CDS encoding CinA family protein: protein MTDRDSLVERLGRLAADRGASIVTAESLTAGAIASALGQGPDSADWFRGGIVAYQEPVKFDVLGVPEGPVVSAACAEQMARGARDLLGGSWAVSVTGVGGPDPSEGEPAGTVWMSVATEDDVVTTKVQLDGEPAEVVEATVDQALELLHDVLRR from the coding sequence ATGACCGACCGCGACTCCCTCGTCGAGCGCCTCGGCCGGCTCGCCGCCGACCGAGGCGCCTCCATCGTCACCGCCGAGAGCCTCACCGCCGGCGCCATCGCCAGCGCCCTGGGGCAGGGCCCGGACTCCGCCGACTGGTTCCGCGGCGGCATCGTCGCCTACCAGGAGCCGGTCAAGTTCGACGTGCTCGGCGTGCCCGAGGGCCCCGTCGTCAGCGCCGCCTGCGCGGAGCAGATGGCCCGCGGCGCGCGCGACCTGCTCGGCGGCAGCTGGGCGGTCTCCGTCACCGGCGTCGGTGGACCCGACCCGAGCGAGGGCGAGCCCGCCGGCACCGTGTGGATGAGCGTGGCGACCGAGGACGACGTGGTCACCACCAAGGTGCAGCTCGACGGCGAGCCCGCCGAGGTGGTCGAGGCGACCGTCGACCAGGCGCTCGAGCTGCTGCACGACGTGCTGCGCCGTTGA
- a CDS encoding DUF3253 domain-containing protein, with the protein MPEGHTIHALAQRLDAAFAGTSPRASSPQGRFTEEAALLDGQEYAGAEAFGKHLTIRFAGAPLVHVHLGLFGKLSVTQHRRKLPEGGLAGLEVPVTGQVRLRLLSETHVADLRGAATCELLTEQEWSDKATRIGADPLRRRSIPADTAHRILRSNRPVGALLMDQSLIAGVGNVYRAELLHRLRLDPHLPGRELTEGVVQRVWEELVRLMPYGVRTGRILVDDGDLRRAAALLREGRSGRIRPTYAVYRRHGRACPRCGETVLRATMAARNLYWCPGCQGGLPDLEDPAVARLLAGDVRELVAARPAGSVCPSEVARRAADEIGTPGWRDLMPLVREVSLSLAQEGAIELRRRGERLDPADIGAGPIRLAPV; encoded by the coding sequence ATGCCGGAGGGCCACACCATCCACGCGCTCGCGCAGCGGCTCGACGCCGCGTTCGCGGGCACGTCGCCGCGGGCCTCCTCGCCGCAGGGCCGGTTCACCGAGGAGGCGGCGCTGCTCGACGGCCAGGAGTACGCCGGCGCCGAGGCGTTCGGCAAGCACCTCACGATCCGCTTCGCCGGCGCGCCGCTCGTGCACGTGCACCTCGGGCTGTTCGGCAAGCTCTCGGTCACGCAGCACCGCCGCAAGCTCCCCGAGGGCGGCCTCGCCGGGCTCGAGGTGCCGGTGACCGGGCAGGTGCGGCTGCGGCTGCTCTCGGAGACGCACGTCGCCGACCTGCGCGGGGCGGCCACCTGCGAGCTGCTGACCGAGCAGGAGTGGTCGGACAAGGCGACCCGCATCGGGGCGGACCCCCTGCGCCGCAGGTCGATCCCCGCCGACACCGCGCATCGCATCCTCCGCAGCAACCGTCCGGTCGGTGCCCTGCTGATGGACCAGTCGCTGATCGCAGGCGTCGGCAACGTCTACCGCGCCGAGCTGCTCCACCGGCTGCGGCTCGACCCCCACCTGCCCGGTCGCGAGCTGACCGAGGGAGTCGTGCAGCGGGTCTGGGAGGAGCTCGTCCGGCTCATGCCCTACGGCGTGCGGACCGGTCGCATCCTCGTCGACGACGGTGACCTACGACGGGCCGCGGCGCTCCTGCGCGAGGGCCGGAGCGGACGCATCCGGCCGACGTACGCCGTCTACCGCCGGCACGGCAGGGCCTGCCCCCGCTGCGGGGAGACCGTCCTCAGGGCGACGATGGCCGCGCGCAACCTCTACTGGTGCCCGGGCTGCCAGGGTGGTCTGCCGGACCTCGAGGACCCCGCCGTCGCCCGGCTGCTGGCCGGCGACGTGCGCGAGCTGGTCGCCGCGCGCCCGGCCGGGAGCGTCTGCCCCTCCGAGGTGGCCCGCAGGGCGGCCGACGAGATCGGCACCCCGGGCTGGCGTGACCTCATGCCACTGGTCCGCGAAGTTTCATTGTCACTCGCACAAGAAGGTGCGATCGAGCTGCGCCGTCGCGGCGAGCGGCTCGACCCCGCCGACATCGGCGCGGGACCCATCCGGCTCGCCCCGGTGTGA
- a CDS encoding TusE/DsrC/DsvC family sulfur relay protein has product MTTTTIAGRQVDVNEEGFLTDPGQWDDQLGTELAHLIGLELTEDHWKLIRFLREDHAVTGETATLRRVSTRTGVPVKQLFALFPAKPAKKLAYVAGLPKPKGCV; this is encoded by the coding sequence ATGACCACCACCACGATCGCCGGCCGTCAGGTCGACGTGAACGAGGAAGGGTTCCTCACCGACCCCGGCCAGTGGGACGACCAGCTGGGCACCGAGCTGGCCCACCTCATCGGGCTCGAGCTGACCGAGGACCACTGGAAGCTGATCCGCTTCCTGCGCGAGGACCACGCCGTCACCGGCGAGACCGCGACGTTGCGCCGGGTCAGCACGCGGACCGGCGTGCCGGTCAAGCAGCTGTTCGCGCTGTTCCCGGCCAAGCCCGCCAAGAAGCTGGCCTACGTGGCCGGCCTGCCCAAGCCGAAGGGATGTGTGTGA
- the selD gene encoding selenide, water dikinase SelD, translated as MTVSAPVRLTQLAAGGGCACKVPPGELERVLSGLTPTTPDDLLVGVENGDDGAVVRIDGGRAVVLTTDFFTPVVDDPYDWGRIAAANAISDVYAMGGEPLLAVNLLAWPRDRVPFELAAEVLRGGAAVAAQAGCHLAGGHSIDDPEPKYGLAVTGLADPDRLLRNDTAVPGTPLTLTKPLGLGVLNNRHKATGEVFPEAVEVMTTLNRDASRAALAAGHTCATDVTGFGLLGHLFKLCRASGVSAVLDASAVPYVEGARSSYAAGYVPGGSRRNLDWVRPHLDADVDEDELVLLADAQTSGGLLVVGELPGHPVVGEVVAGDGRITVRR; from the coding sequence GTGACCGTCTCCGCACCCGTCCGCCTCACCCAGCTCGCCGCCGGTGGCGGCTGCGCCTGCAAGGTCCCGCCCGGGGAGCTCGAGCGGGTGCTCTCCGGCCTCACCCCGACCACCCCGGACGACCTGCTCGTCGGCGTCGAGAACGGCGACGACGGCGCGGTGGTCCGCATCGACGGTGGCCGGGCGGTCGTGCTCACCACCGACTTCTTCACCCCCGTCGTCGACGACCCCTACGACTGGGGCCGGATCGCGGCGGCCAACGCGATCTCCGACGTCTACGCGATGGGCGGTGAGCCTCTGCTCGCGGTCAACCTGCTCGCCTGGCCCCGCGACCGCGTGCCGTTCGAGCTGGCCGCCGAGGTGCTGCGCGGTGGCGCTGCCGTCGCGGCGCAGGCGGGCTGCCACCTCGCCGGCGGCCACAGCATCGACGACCCCGAGCCGAAGTACGGCCTGGCCGTCACCGGTCTCGCCGACCCCGACCGCCTGCTGCGCAACGACACCGCCGTGCCCGGGACGCCCCTCACCCTGACCAAGCCGCTGGGGCTCGGGGTGCTCAACAACCGCCACAAGGCGACCGGTGAGGTCTTCCCCGAGGCGGTCGAGGTGATGACCACGCTCAACCGCGACGCCTCCCGCGCCGCGCTCGCCGCGGGCCACACCTGCGCCACCGACGTGACCGGCTTCGGCCTGCTCGGGCACCTGTTCAAGCTGTGCCGCGCCAGCGGGGTCTCGGCGGTCCTCGACGCCTCGGCCGTGCCGTACGTCGAGGGCGCGCGCTCGTCGTACGCCGCCGGCTACGTGCCGGGCGGCAGCCGCCGCAACCTCGACTGGGTCCGCCCCCACCTCGACGCCGACGTCGACGAGGACGAGCTGGTCCTGCTGGCCGACGCCCAGACCTCCGGCGGTCTCCTCGTCGTCGGCGAGCTCCCCGGCCACCCCGTCGTGGGCGAGGTGGTCGCGGGCGACGGCCGGATCACCGTCCGCCGCTGA
- a CDS encoding KUP/HAK/KT family potassium transporter yields MTDRRRAGPAAVVGALGVVFGDIGTSPLYAMRTILGESGPVTPDTVYGVTSTVIWSLVVVVTVLYVGVLLREDNQGEGGLLALLGLLRRAGTGARLVAATTVVAMVGAAMFIGDSVITPAISVISAAEGLETASPSLAAWVLPVALTILGGVFVLQHHGSGKIGAVYGPVMVAWFAVLALGGLASLVQDPAAVQALSPHHAVLYFVHDPLTAFLSLGAVVLAVTGGEALYADLGHFGRPAIARAWLFAVLPALLLAYLGEASAVVRDPKAAGDPFYAVVPSWGTIPVLVLATLATVIASQAVIAGGFTVFHQAGGLGLFPFLRTRHPSATESGRIYVPAVNWALAVAVLGVVLLFRSSERLAAAYGVAVAFTMLTTTTLFLVLDHVRGERHPVRRAAAWLGLVVMVVFCAAALPKIPQGGWAPVLIGAVVFVLLWTWWSGQRRLAAARAADEVSPRDLLAELHRSGIEPHRTPHTAVFLTEDDAVAPFALRTITEQAQVLPERVLLLSWQVEDTPGSEAHVNHVELDPFEDCEGVTGLSVTLGYRERLSVQHVLECAIEQHPEALRGVDPGEATYLVSDSIPLVAKGCGMAVWRQRLFVLMARLSTDRVDQLELPRARTIVIGREFQLAVRS; encoded by the coding sequence GTGACCGATCGACGCCGGGCGGGTCCGGCTGCCGTCGTGGGGGCGCTCGGTGTCGTGTTCGGCGACATCGGGACCAGCCCGCTCTACGCGATGCGCACGATCCTGGGCGAGAGCGGACCCGTCACCCCGGACACCGTCTACGGCGTCACCTCGACGGTGATCTGGTCGCTGGTCGTGGTCGTCACCGTGCTCTACGTCGGCGTGCTGCTGCGCGAGGACAACCAGGGCGAGGGCGGCCTGCTCGCCCTGCTCGGGCTGCTGCGCCGCGCCGGCACCGGTGCGCGACTGGTCGCGGCCACCACGGTCGTCGCGATGGTCGGCGCGGCCATGTTCATCGGTGACTCGGTGATCACCCCGGCCATCTCGGTGATCTCGGCCGCCGAGGGGCTGGAGACCGCCAGCCCCTCGCTCGCGGCGTGGGTCCTGCCGGTCGCGCTGACCATCCTCGGGGGAGTCTTCGTCCTGCAGCACCACGGCAGCGGCAAGATCGGCGCGGTCTACGGGCCGGTCATGGTCGCGTGGTTCGCCGTCCTCGCGCTCGGCGGCCTCGCCTCGCTGGTGCAGGACCCGGCCGCGGTGCAGGCCCTCTCGCCCCACCACGCCGTCCTCTACTTCGTGCACGACCCGCTCACCGCGTTCCTCTCGCTCGGTGCGGTCGTCCTGGCGGTCACCGGCGGCGAGGCGCTCTATGCCGACCTCGGCCACTTCGGGCGACCGGCCATCGCACGGGCCTGGTTGTTCGCCGTCCTGCCCGCCCTGCTGCTGGCCTACCTCGGGGAGGCCTCGGCCGTCGTACGCGACCCCAAGGCGGCCGGCGACCCGTTCTACGCCGTCGTCCCCTCGTGGGGCACGATCCCGGTGCTCGTGCTGGCCACCCTGGCCACGGTCATCGCCTCGCAGGCGGTCATCGCCGGTGGGTTCACGGTCTTCCACCAGGCCGGCGGGCTCGGCCTGTTCCCCTTCCTCCGCACCCGTCACCCGTCGGCCACCGAGAGCGGGAGGATCTACGTCCCGGCGGTCAACTGGGCCCTCGCGGTGGCGGTGCTGGGCGTCGTCCTGCTGTTCCGCAGCAGCGAGCGCCTCGCCGCGGCGTACGGCGTGGCCGTCGCGTTCACGATGCTCACCACCACCACGCTGTTCCTCGTGCTCGACCACGTGCGGGGCGAGCGCCACCCCGTGCGGCGCGCCGCGGCCTGGCTCGGCCTCGTCGTGATGGTCGTGTTCTGCGCAGCGGCCCTGCCCAAGATCCCCCAGGGCGGCTGGGCGCCCGTGCTGATCGGGGCCGTCGTGTTCGTGCTGCTGTGGACCTGGTGGAGCGGGCAGCGCCGGCTGGCGGCCGCCCGCGCCGCCGACGAGGTCTCCCCGCGCGACCTCCTCGCCGAGCTCCACCGCAGCGGCATCGAGCCCCACCGCACGCCCCACACGGCGGTCTTCCTCACCGAGGACGACGCCGTCGCGCCGTTCGCCCTGCGCACGATCACCGAGCAGGCGCAGGTCCTGCCCGAGCGGGTGCTGCTGCTCAGCTGGCAGGTCGAGGACACCCCGGGCTCCGAGGCCCACGTCAACCACGTCGAGCTCGACCCGTTCGAGGACTGCGAGGGCGTCACGGGCCTGTCGGTGACCCTCGGCTACCGCGAGCGGCTGTCGGTGCAGCACGTGCTCGAGTGCGCGATCGAGCAGCACCCCGAGGCGCTGCGCGGCGTCGACCCGGGCGAGGCGACCTACCTGGTCTCCGACTCGATCCCGCTGGTGGCCAAGGGGTGCGGCATGGCCGTCTGGCGCCAGCGGCTGTTCGTCCTCATGGCCAGGCTCTCCACCGACCGGGTCGACCAGCTCGAGCTGCCGCGTGCGCGGACCATCGTGATCGGGCGGGAGTTCCAGCTCGCCGTGCGCAGCTGA
- a CDS encoding serine hydrolase domain-containing protein — MSSTQPRDAPAREMYVDPRFRSAADRFFERFQRRGDGGGAVAAYLHGEKVLDVWAGWRAKDTRWTHDTVTLCFSTGKGVASTVVHRLADRGLVDYDQPVATYWPEFAAAGKERITVRELMSHRAGLHNVREVAPTQKVLLDYRAFADALAAARPDPRRFQGPGYHAVTYGNLVAELAARVTGKDFTTLLKEEVSDPLGAEELWFHVPQESRVRIARVFPTVKPGPMPWSTTGRILSGLPGLRAIAEAGMAEGFDELARSPRAHDAVMPGWNGVFSAPALARMYAAIANDGVLDGNRYLSSERIAQLSETQTRRRDYVLGIRPHWRLGFHPAWLRVERMPRRSVGHYGFGGSGAWADPETGLSLAFVSNRLGNRLQPIADGRMSAIGGAALEAARAAG, encoded by the coding sequence ATGAGCAGCACGCAGCCACGGGACGCCCCCGCCCGCGAGATGTACGTCGACCCGCGTTTCCGGTCGGCCGCCGACCGCTTCTTCGAGCGGTTCCAACGGCGCGGCGACGGGGGCGGCGCCGTGGCGGCGTACCTCCACGGCGAGAAGGTGCTCGACGTGTGGGCCGGGTGGCGCGCCAAGGACACCCGCTGGACCCACGACACCGTCACGCTGTGCTTCTCGACCGGCAAGGGCGTGGCCAGCACCGTCGTGCACCGGCTCGCCGACCGCGGCCTCGTCGACTACGACCAGCCGGTCGCGACCTACTGGCCGGAGTTCGCGGCCGCCGGCAAGGAGCGCATCACCGTCCGCGAGCTGATGTCGCACCGGGCCGGCCTGCACAACGTGCGCGAGGTCGCGCCGACGCAGAAGGTCCTGCTCGACTACCGGGCCTTCGCCGACGCCCTGGCCGCGGCGCGACCCGACCCGCGGCGGTTCCAGGGGCCGGGCTACCACGCGGTGACCTACGGCAACCTGGTCGCCGAGCTCGCCGCCCGCGTGACGGGCAAGGACTTCACCACGCTGCTCAAGGAGGAGGTCTCGGACCCGCTCGGTGCGGAGGAGCTGTGGTTCCACGTGCCGCAGGAGTCCCGGGTGCGGATCGCGCGGGTGTTCCCCACCGTGAAGCCGGGTCCGATGCCGTGGAGCACCACCGGTCGCATCCTCTCGGGCCTGCCGGGCCTGCGGGCGATCGCCGAGGCCGGCATGGCCGAGGGGTTCGACGAGCTTGCGCGCAGCCCGCGGGCCCACGACGCGGTGATGCCCGGGTGGAACGGCGTGTTCAGCGCCCCCGCGCTCGCGCGGATGTACGCCGCGATCGCCAACGACGGCGTGCTGGACGGCAACCGCTACCTGTCGTCGGAGCGCATCGCCCAGCTCAGCGAGACCCAGACCCGGCGCCGCGACTACGTGCTCGGGATCCGTCCGCACTGGCGACTGGGCTTCCACCCGGCGTGGCTCCGGGTCGAGCGCATGCCGCGGCGGTCGGTGGGCCACTACGGCTTCGGCGGGTCAGGGGCCTGGGCCGACCCCGAGACCGGTCTCTCCCTGGCGTTCGTGAGCAACCGGCTCGGCAACCGGCTGCAGCCGATCGCCGACGGCCGGATGTCGGCGATCGGGGGCGCCGCCCTGGAAGCCGCGCGCGCTGCCGGCTAG
- the sqr gene encoding type III sulfide quinone reductase, selenoprotein subtype, which yields MRTERRLLVLGAGTAGTMVANKVHRKIPEWHVTVVARDDDHDYQPGYLFVPFGANRPEQLRRRVPDLLASGVELVTGEVDLVEPVQHLVRLADGRELAYDVLVVATGTTPRPDQTPGMLGPEWHRSVGEFYTLEGATALADQLAAFRGGRLVVHVTEMPIKCPVAPLEFTFLAHDFLTRRGLRDATELVYVTPLDGAFTKPVASRRLGHALAERDIHLETDFVVEEVDQDRRVLSSYDGREVPYDLLVTVPLNMGADVIGRSGLGDELNYVPVDKHTLRSTEHDDVFAVGDAADLPTSKAGSVAHFAAEVLVDNLVDLAEGRPLSHSFDGHANCFVESGHGKALLLDFNYDTEPLTGTFPLPGVGPLRLLEESRLNHLGKLAFRHAYWNVLLPGRPLGLPSAMSMAGKHPE from the coding sequence ATGAGGACAGAGCGAAGGCTCCTCGTCCTCGGCGCCGGCACCGCCGGGACGATGGTGGCCAACAAGGTGCACCGCAAGATCCCCGAGTGGCACGTCACGGTCGTCGCGAGGGACGACGACCACGACTACCAGCCCGGCTACCTCTTCGTCCCGTTCGGGGCCAACCGTCCCGAGCAGCTGCGACGCAGGGTGCCCGACCTGCTGGCGAGCGGTGTCGAGCTCGTCACCGGCGAGGTCGACCTGGTCGAGCCCGTCCAGCACCTCGTGCGGCTGGCCGACGGGCGCGAGCTGGCCTACGACGTGCTCGTCGTCGCGACGGGGACCACGCCGCGACCCGACCAGACCCCGGGGATGCTCGGGCCGGAGTGGCACCGGTCGGTCGGTGAGTTCTACACGCTCGAGGGTGCCACCGCGCTCGCCGACCAGCTCGCCGCCTTCCGCGGCGGACGCCTGGTGGTGCACGTGACCGAGATGCCGATCAAGTGCCCGGTCGCCCCGCTGGAGTTCACCTTCCTCGCCCACGACTTCCTGACCCGCCGCGGCCTGCGCGACGCGACCGAGCTCGTCTACGTCACCCCGCTCGACGGCGCGTTCACCAAGCCCGTCGCCAGCCGCCGGCTCGGCCACGCCCTCGCCGAGCGCGACATCCACCTCGAGACCGACTTCGTCGTCGAGGAGGTCGACCAGGACCGCCGCGTCCTGTCGTCGTACGACGGCCGCGAGGTCCCCTACGACCTGCTCGTCACCGTGCCCCTCAACATGGGGGCCGACGTGATCGGACGCTCGGGACTCGGCGACGAGCTCAACTACGTGCCCGTCGACAAGCACACGCTGCGCTCGACCGAGCACGACGACGTGTTCGCCGTCGGTGACGCCGCCGACCTCCCGACCTCCAAGGCCGGGTCGGTGGCGCACTTCGCCGCCGAGGTGCTCGTGGACAACCTCGTCGACCTCGCCGAGGGCCGACCGCTCTCGCACTCCTTCGACGGCCACGCCAACTGCTTCGTCGAGTCGGGGCACGGCAAGGCCCTGCTGCTCGACTTCAACTACGACACCGAGCCGCTCACCGGCACCTTCCCCCTGCCCGGGGTCGGGCCGCTGCGCCTGCTCGAGGAGTCGCGGCTCAACCACCTCGGGAAGCTCGCCTTCCGGCACGCCTACTGGAACGTCCTGCTCCCCGGCCGCCCGCTCGGGCTCCCCTCGGCCATGTCGATGGCCGGGAAGCACCCCGAGTGA
- a CDS encoding DsrE/DsrF/DrsH-like family protein, translated as MTTEITETAPIVPSFDDVTTDRKLAIICSKGNLDMAYPGLILANAALGEGIETHLFFTFWGFEMINRKTMGHLHFSPMGNTATHMPNALSGLPGMTAMATHMMKKQIADLDVPEVPEFLEQIHESGGHLWACRMSADMMKLHEEDLYEGVEGIISASDFMELTDGAQILFI; from the coding sequence ATGACCACCGAGATCACCGAGACCGCCCCGATCGTGCCGTCGTTCGACGACGTGACCACCGACCGCAAGCTGGCGATCATCTGCTCCAAGGGGAACCTCGACATGGCCTACCCGGGTCTCATCCTCGCCAACGCAGCGCTGGGGGAGGGCATCGAGACGCACCTGTTCTTCACGTTCTGGGGCTTCGAGATGATCAACCGCAAGACGATGGGCCACCTGCACTTCTCGCCCATGGGCAACACCGCGACGCACATGCCCAACGCCCTCTCCGGGCTGCCCGGCATGACCGCGATGGCCACGCACATGATGAAGAAGCAGATCGCGGACCTCGACGTGCCCGAGGTCCCGGAGTTCCTCGAGCAGATCCACGAGTCCGGCGGTCACCTGTGGGCGTGCCGCATGTCGGCCGACATGATGAAGCTGCACGAGGAGGACCTCTACGAGGGCGTCGAGGGCATCATCTCGGCCAGCGACTTCATGGAGCTGACCGACGGCGCTCAGATCCTCTTCATCTGA